The sequence tcaatgtttttcattgaaaacagtttcatgcctattgaaacaagttttttgggtcttatcaagcatggacatggaaagcatacttgaaatctgtcgattgaggggcgattcgtccactgagacgaacgctattaacgtttaaaatctttcaacacagcgtaacgcggtcgatttgaatattttgaaatgacacccggtatagtaaagagagacgtaagtcctacgtcaaaaataatAGCGGTTTCATCAAATGAAATTTTGCTTCCCATGTTTTCCGAATGAGATCGTTAATTTTGTCTGCATACTCTTCTTAGGCATTCTTAaatatctttatctttattgtTGTTGCATCAACAGGCTATATTTGGACCCAATGATGTAGAGTATTTGAAAAAAGAGTGAACATTTAAAGATGTTGTCAAGAGATAATATAAAGTAGGTATAAAACATTTGAACAAGTATAGTCATTGTTTGCAAAGAACGATGAAAATCTTCGGCGTAACATGCTCTGTGTGGCGTGGAAATCTAAGAGTGATGTGACTCTGTTGAAGACACGCTGTAGGCCTCAAATAGCTCCATGCATGCCATAATTTGTACGACGAGAGGGCAGCCTCAACATATGGCTGTTACGGAGCATGCATAGCTGGACATTCAGGTCTATTGGTTCCAATATAGCTCCACAGTCGATTCGTCCCTGCAGGGTATCGGCGATCATGATGGCTTTGTCGACATTTCTCCTTGAGCGAAGTAGCTCCAAGTTGATCAACTGACATCGGCTTTCGTAACTCGGTAGGCGAAACGGATCCAGGCAAATTAGCCTACAAAGGGCGAATCGAAGGAAACGGCGTTGAACAGATTCGATTCTCTAAGCACCGTTGTTGTAAGACGGACTCCAGACATCTGAACTGTACTCTAGAGTCGAGCGCACCAGGAGCAATTGAGAGCTTTTAAACAGTATATGTCGGTGAAATTCTTCACAACTCTGAAGATGAAAACATCTTAATTCGCCGAGTTCGAAAGGAAACTTTTGCTGATGAGTTGAAAGCGTTATCTGTAAAGAAAATGATACCTTTAAAATCACCATTGCGTTGGGTCAACCCATATTTAGACGAGGATGAAATACTTCGTGTCGGGGGACGGTTGAAACAATCGGACGAGTCTGAAGACACCAAACACCCTGCAGTTCTACCGGCACGCCATCAGTTCACCCGTTTAGTTTTGCTCCACTACCATTTGCGTTTGTTGCACGCTGGACCACAGCTTTTACTGAGCACTGTTCGTCTTCGTTTTTGGCCTTTAGGAGGAAGGAATGTGGCGAGACACATCGTTcatcagtgcaaaaaatgtttccGGGCTAAACCACATCCTGTCCAGCAATTCATGGGAGATTTACCCGCAGCCCGGGTCACGGTAGCTCGTCCTTTTTCAAAAACTGGCATAGATTACTTTGGACCTGTATACGTACGGCCAGGACCAAGGCGAGCAGCAGTAAAGGCATACATTTGCCTTTTCGTGTGTCTATGCACCAAGGCAGTTCACCTCGAGCTCGTGACTGGCCTGTCAACGGAACGGTTTATTCAGGCACTAACACGATTCGTATCACGATTCGTATCACGCAGAGGTCCTATTACTGAGCTCTGGTCCGACAATGGGACCAATTTTTTTGgggctcgcaacaaattgcgaGAGCTCTTTATTTTGCTGCGAGACAAGAATCACCAAGAGAAAATTACCACGGAACGCGTCAACCAGGATATTCGTTGGATTTTCAGGTCTCCAAGTGGGCCACATTTTGGAGGGTTATGGGAGGCGGCTGTACGCTCTGCAAAACACCATATTCTGCGTGTTCTAGGGAACGAACCCGTGTCCATTGAGGATATGAATACGCTGCTCGTTCAGGTAGAAGGCTGCCTGAATTCACGACCACTAACAGCAATGTCGGATGATCCGAATGATCTAGAACCTCTCACACCGGCACATTTCCTAGTTGGGTCATCGCTGAAGGGCTTACCGGTGGAGGATTTATCCGATGTACCTGTAAAACGTCTAAACCATTATCAACAGcttcaacaaaaacaaaaaccggTGGAGGCGGGAATACCTGTGTCAACTGCAAAACCGTACTAAACGCTGGCGTTCACCGGTACAAATTGAAGTTGGTAAATTGGTAGTAGTTGTGGACGATAATTTGCCTCCAATGCGCTGGAAACTTGCAAGAATTATTGACGTTCACGTGTAGTGTAGTTACACTCAAAGCTGCCACCAAAACAATCAAACGTCCGGTCGAGAAAATCTGTTTGCTGCCACTCAACGATCTTGAAGAGCAAACAACAACAAGCGAACAATAGTTACCCCGCAAACCTTCCTTCCCATCCTTGTCGAAGAGGACCattcttttattttcagaaatGCTGCTATTTCTGGGTGGGTGAGGATGTTCAGTGATGAGCTTGACCCCTCAGACTACATCCCTGGACGACCCTCGTTCTCGTTGCTCCCTGTTTCACTGTCCAGAAGAGTGTTCGATCGTCGCACCATCGTGGCGAATATGGAGGATGAAACGAGAGATCGCCAATCATCGTAGTAGTCAACGGTCATCGATGGTCATCACTGGAGATATGAGGGAGATCTCTTCTCCGACGCTCTGCTAGGCGATCGCTGTGGAGAACATCGCACGACCCGATGGTATACTTCGACTGATCACCACTCTGATGATCAACGAGTTAGTTGCAATTGGCCTGCAGCCAAGGACGATTGGTCTGGAAACCGTACGTGCGATACCTCAAAAATTCACGTAGTTTTaagaacaaaatttgttaaagtAAATACATGTTAAAGTGATTAGTCTTTCGTTTATGTTGAGTGTTTTATTGGAGTGGACTGAAAGTTTATATGTAATGTATCCGTGAACTtgtgaattgcccgttttccgAAGGCCAGCGACGACGAGAAGAAGGAATTCCGTCGCTGAGCAGATTCCAGCTGACTAAAGTGATTTTCGTTCCGCGGTTCGATGTTGGTGTGCTGTAAACGAGCTGTCGAAGAACCCACGAAACAGTACCCCAtcagcacagctgttccatctcctcgcactccgcttcttccaggcggcgtttcttctcctgaaaaaggcgggtctgttgtctccgcttccgtctataacgttccacgttctgccgggtaccttgctgcagcgcgaccgctcgcgctgcgtccttctcctccagaatctgtctgcactcttcgtcgaatcaatcgttccgtcgacttcgtcccatatacccgacgttgttctcagCTACGTCGTTAATGgttgctttgactgtattccagcagtcctcaaaaggggccccatcgagctcaccctcttccggcaacgctgcctcgagatgctgtgcgtatgcagtggcgagattatgttgcttcagtcgctctagatcgtaccgcggcggtcgtcggtaccgaacattgttgttGACGGacagttttgggcgcagtttaaccatcaccagatagtggtcagagtcgatgttagcgccacgatatgtcctgacgtcgataatgtcggagaaatgccgtccatcaatcagaacatagtcgatttgtgattctgtctgcagtggtgatcttcagatataccgatacgggaggctgtgtaggaagtaggtgctgtgaattgccatattcttggaggcggcgaaatcaattagtcgtaggccgttttcgttcgtcagccggtgagcgcggaacttttcaatagtcggtctaaacgcctcctcttggccaacctgagcgttcaaatctcctatgatgattttgacgtcgtggcttgggcagctgttttactcacgttccagctgcgcgtagaatgcgtccttatcatcatcagtgcttctggagtgtgggctatggacgttgattatgctgaagttgaagaaccggcctttgatcctcaacctgcacattctctcattgatcggccaccacccgatcacgcgcctttgcctACCGCCCATCActgtgaaagctgttcccagatcgtgtgtgttgccgcagctctggtagatggtatgatggTATGGTAtggcagttccacgaaccgagtttccaatcgctagttccttttcgtcgcagtggtctttgccgatggttccggtccgtactctcttgttgttTGTTcattgcgtatgtttttttaaaggcttaAAATCATTCCTGCTTATTCCCGGtgaaccatggtgcacagttgcACTTAGAGTCCCTGCTGGCAGTCGGACGATGACAGCctcccctaacatggagaacagacgctgttgtgagccgatcctgacatggaaaacagacgctcagtaagatttgcatctccggagaggagcaaacctccccttccctgtcagcatacgaccatagttcccaccggggttggttacccgatcttccctaaggttgctcgtatcccgaccATCCTGACccaggagttgctgggtaagaggctaaggagcgcgagatggggtctattttattccttcaggtacgcgaagtatcaATGGTATGCTTTACctagcatttgccgtgcctctagatacagaaattgattttgcaatACAGTTACATTATATATTGTTAGATATCATGATCgttatttaaaatatggctaatattgaccatctccacataatcagaatgcattcgattgattataaaattgTCGATTCAAACCATTTAAAGTAAGgcgaaaaatgaaattttttttttgacatttttgtttaatttcaaattttgtaaaaagttTAATAGGATCTGATATTCTATGCAGGTAAACTACTTTAAAATAGCTTTTTTGTACTACATAATATGGTCGAAATATGGTTTCGTTctgagaagtgtccggtattgggatgGACACCTCTGGTGGATCTCCCcctatttttacatatgcgatgttttcgggatttgagcacggaaaatcaaaatctcggccccatttaaaatgaatGGGGACCAAAATCTGGCGGAAAATCTTCCCGAAGTGTGATGCTACCTTTAAACCCTGTATCCGAGCCTTCCTCTTGGACGTATTTTACGTCAAAGCATCACCTGCTGCCAAGCTGTAAGCTGAAATTCATCGAAACCGTTTCAACCAGCGCCATTCTGGGTACAGTTTTATGAAATACCTATTCTCCTCAAAAACCGCTTCAAATATTTTAAGAAACGGTTCTTTCCCAGAACAGAAATGTTGTTTGAATAATTCTTCCATCTATAATACAGTAAACGATACGAACATAAATTCAAAAATACCATTCGGCAACCCTGTCAAACAGGATCAACCCGCAGTCCACCTTAACTGAATCAATAACAGTATCAACCCCCTTTACATGATCTGATTATACGGCGACTGTTGAAGAAGAGTCCTCCGCCGAGGCAAGCACCCGCATTCCGACATTGAATCACATTGAAAACCTGTTATCAATCCGATCAGGTTGATCATCCCCCGGAGAGTGAACGAGATCTATAAAACGATAAATTATTCGTCTGACCTTGTCAAGATCATCGCCTATTCAGCAAATCGCTCTGCCCAAAAAAAAGCCCGTTCGGATCGATCACCAAACTGTGAGCTGCAGTTTGGATCGTCCAACGCAACGACGACGCAACATGACACTGGAGATAGGGACGAACAAGAAGGCAAACTTGTTTGCGGTGCTTTGGATTACATTGGCTATCTGCCAATGTCTTTTGCGTGAACTATGGATCGGAATCGATTATAATTGATGATAATTAGAATATGAGCAAGTCGTATGTCAGTTGTCTATGTAAAAAGTGACCTTAACCCCACGTGCCATGAAACATTCCCAAAccatctaatcttatttgcataTTGGGCAAAATGTCAAGATGTTGATTCGAAGAACTGTATATTGGATCTACAGTTTACCAAATTTTGATGAGTCAATTCAAATTCCTTCTGATAAAATATTATCAAATCAGCATATAAACGACATCGATGACGTTCCTATTTCGAAATGCATTTGTATACCTACTTCATCTCCATGTTGACTTGATAGGCACTGAAATGCGATTTGCGAAGACAAAAAAGTATCGTTAAATGCAGTCATCGATCTGACATGTGAATCTGGCATCTATGAAATTTGGAAGACCAATCGAATCTCACACATACATCGTCGGGGTTCTACTAAATCGTATCAAGTGGCAGTAAAAAATAATGTCCAATACTTTGTCCACATTTTCGTGTAGCAGTTTCATTTGATTATCAATCTGAGGATATCCTTAATCTAATATACAAGTAATTCTTAGCTGTGACAATGACAATGCAGAATGACGCACGGCTTAGAGATGATTACAATTCACTTGCTATAAAATTACGATTATGACACCAAGAAACGGGAGAAAAGACGGTTTTCGTGAGAACTCACATCCACTTCAAACCATGATATCGATAGTGAAGATATTTGAAGATATTTTAGTAGACTGTGAAGACgtttgataaataaaaaaacacccGGTTGAGTGAAAAATTGCCACTAATATTGCGTTGAAACCCATGACGGAAATATCTGCCGTATTTCCACATCAGTTCTCGATATTC comes from Armigeres subalbatus isolate Guangzhou_Male chromosome 2, GZ_Asu_2, whole genome shotgun sequence and encodes:
- the LOC134209227 gene encoding uncharacterized protein LOC134209227; protein product: MIPLKSPLRWVNPYLDEDEILRVGGRLKQSDESEDTKHPAVLPARHQFTRLVLLHYHLRLLHAGPQLLLSTVRLRFWPLGGRNVARHIVHQCKKCFRAKPHPVQQFMGDLPAARVTVARPFSKTGIDYFGPVYVRPGPRRAAVKAYICLFVCLCTKAVHLELVTGLSTERFIQALTRFVSRFVSRRGPITELWSDNGTNFFGARNKLRELFILLRDKNHQEKITTERVNQDIRWIFRSPSGPHFGGLWEAAVRSAKHHILRVLGNEPVSIEDMNTLLVQVEGCLNSRPLTAMSDDPNDLEPLTPAHFLVGSSLKGLPVEDLSDVPVKRLNHYQQLQQKQKPVEAGIPVSTAKPY